GATCGCCTGGGATCAGTGCGCCTCCACCTTTGATAACTCGCCGGTATCCGCCACGCTGGAACGCCTCGCCAGCCGCTGGGTACTCGATGCGCTGAACTTGCCCAAAGACAGCGCCGTGGGTTTCGGCACCAGCGCCACCGCTTGCACGCTTTCCTGCCTGGCCGCCGCACGTCGTGCTCTGCTGGCAAAACAGGGCTGGGATTTTGACAACGATGGACTGAACGGCGCGCCTGAAATTAAAGTCGTAATCTCAGAACTGACGCACATCACCGTGAAGAAAGCGCTGCGCGTACTCGGATTTGGGCTACGCCATTTACGCATCGCGCCCGTGAATGCTTTTGGGCAGATCGACGTGGCGCAGCTTCCTCCGTTGGACGACCGCACGATTCTTTGCTTGCAGGCGGGCGAGGTCAATACAGGCGAGTTCGATAACTTTGCGCAGATCATTCCCGTCGCGAAAGCAGCGGGTACTTGGGTTCACGTTGATGGCGCCTTCGGACTGTGGGCCAGAGCCTCGTCCCACGCGGCGCTCACCGACGGCATCGAGCTGGCCGATAGCTGGACAACGGACGCGCATAAATGGCTGAACACTCCTTACGATTGTGCGATGGCAATTTGCCGCGATGCGGACGTGCTGGCGGAAGCGATGAACGCGGATGCGGTTTACTCCAGTGCGGCGCGAGATGCCCAGAAGAACCTGACGCTCGAGTTCTCCCGTCGGCCACGCGGCATTCCGGTGTGGGCGGCACTACGTACGCTGGGGCGCGACGGCGTGGCAGAGATGGTCGAACGACACTGCCGACAGGCAACCTTCATCGCCGACGGCCTGCGCCATGCGGGTTTTGAGATACTGAATCGGGTTGTGCTTAATCAGGTTCTGCTGCGGGGGGAAACCGACAGCCAGACGATAGCAATACGAGACGCGTTGCAGGCGTCAGGCAAAGCATGGTTTGGCGGCACCGTCTGGCAGGGGCGTCCGGCATTGCGCATCAGCGTGTCATCCTGGCGCACGCAGGACGATAACGTGCAGGCGCTAATCACGTTGCTGACGGACATCAAAGCTCAGACCCAACGCTGAGCGAAGCCTAAAGCGCTGGGCGCGGTATAAAACGACTATCCCCGCATTTGCGGGGATAGAGAGACGTAATCAGACTACGGCGCGTCGGAATACGCTAGACGTAAACGCTAATGCTGGAAACCTGTCCCTGAAAGCGGTTCAGCGCCTCTGCGGCACGTTGCAGGCTTTCGGTATTTTGCACTTCGCTACGGGATGATGCACCCGCGACGCCTTGCTGAATGGTGTCGAAAACATTAATCGGCTGGAACACGTTGGAAGGCGGAATGCTTCCCCCTTCGGCTCTCGGCGACGAGACAAAACCCAGCAGCGCGGAACCCTCTTCACGCCCCAACCGCCCACTGCTGACAAGGCCTTCTACTGTTTCATACAGCTCGGCTGGGCTAATACGGGTGAAATCATACCGCGTCGTCTCACCGGCAGGAACGGCACCGCTGCCCGCCTGATAAGACTGAAGCTGTTCGGACAGCGCCGCTTTCTCTGCATGCTCCGTGGAACGCTTCGCCATCACCTGCTGGCTGGCAAAGACGGACGACTCTGCGGCTTCAACTTTCATATCACCTCCTTACGGTAACGTATGGAAGACAAAAATCATTGGCATCGCGCCTCGCCGTGACGGTGGGTGCAAAAATGGCGTGCTTTAATACTGACACGCAATCCCTCATCGCGCCAGCCAGAAGCGGGATTTGAACCCATGTGGGGAACACGTTATAGCGCGGAGCATTATGCTGCTCTTAACAAGAATCACTGAACCGTCGTGTCAATCAACAAAAGCACTCACGGGAATATCGAATCGTTTAGCAAGCGCTCTCATGTGATCCAGCGTTAGAGTGCGCTCACCGTTTAAAATACGGGATACCAGAGACTTTTTACCGATCTCAGCTTCAAAATCACTCTGCGTTAGCTGGTGCTGATCCATGAGGACACGCAGTAAAGCGATACCAGCTGGGAGTGCTTTAATACGTTCGTTGAAGGCAACAAACTCCGGCGCATCATTCTCGTATTTGTCAATTTTGGCAGTCAGCATATCGATTAGCGGACTATCAGGCTCACTCTCGATCAGATATTCAGTGAGTTTCAACGCATCATCATAATCCTTACGAGAGGTGCTACCTCCGAGGAATGGTACGATACTCGTCAGGTTGTTAGCTGCCTTGATGGCGTCTGCGTACATCATTCTTTATTCCTCCGGTAATACTCTGTCAGTCTGTCGTACTCTACATGGGATATGATGTGCTTGATGAAGATTTTCCCCCGCTCAAAATCAGCAAAAAACATCACTCGAAGATGCCCGCCACCAATATCAATAACCCACCATTTTTCCCGATATTTCATCCTATCCAGGCTAGGGAAGCGTTTTTTCATATCGTCCGGCGTTGCATACATTTCGCGTTTGATAACCCGATATAGATCAGCAAGTGCTGCCGCCTGATTCGGAAACTGAGTGGTTGCAGTGTCGAAAGGTGCCCGCGAAATAACATGCATCTGGATTTACTCCCTGATGTTTCCAGATTGGAAACAATATGCCGTAAATGGCATAAGTTGACAATATGGAAACCGTAATAATCGACATCCCTGCTGTTCGGTTTATCCCCGCTGACGCGGGGAAGACTAAGTAATTATTCAGAGGTTAGGAATGAGCTTCACGCCGTGGGCGCATTACTCGCTAGCGCGACAACGTTCTCTTGCTCTGCGGGGGCTTTGCTGGTTTTCTCTTTTTTCTTTTCCACGTAGGTCAGTTTTTCCTGACTCTGCGTCGGTGAGGTCAGCGGGTGGGATTGACCAGTGAAGACGCCGCCTTTTTCGATGGAGAGTTCATCGGTGAAAATGTCGCCGAACACTTTGCCCTGCGCCAGAATAGCTACAACGCTGGCGGCTATGCGTCCTTCTACACGACCGTTGATGACGATCTGCTGCGATTTCATTTCGCCGTTAACCTGACCGGTGTGCTCCACTTTAATCGTATTATCACACTGCACATCACCTTCTACCCGGCCTTCCACGGTAATGTTGCCATCCACGGCCAGAGAGCCCGTCATACGCGCGCCCTGAGAAATGAAGGTGTCTTTTTTCACGCGCACAGGGTTCACTGAATTAATCAACTCGTTCGATGGACTGATAGCGGGAGAGCTGTTTATTTCACTGCGCTCTTGCGGTTCTTTTGCGTCTTTTTTGTTTTTATCGAATGAAAACATCGTGTTATTCCTTTTAACAGTATAAAAAAATGCGATCGTGGCACTTGCGGCGAGTACAGCAGCCACTCCCTGACCGTAATATCGAAGGGGAAATTCGCTATAAATATCAATAAGCCAGACGATAACCAATAAAGCCCATATCGCCCATATTCCCCAAAGCAGGTTGTAATTACGCACCGGGGCAAACCCGGAAAGAGGTGGGGTAATGCATATCCTTCTCCATTCGTCCTTTTTGTTGCGGCTTAATTTCCGGCTTAATTCAGCCACGCCCCATAGATATCGGATAACAGGCCCGTTTATTTAGTCCGATGACCGTGGCAACGTGATGACTATCGCATAAATTTTCGCCAACACGATGTGGAAATGTGCGTTTTATTGATGTGGGTGCGTCTCTGCGGTGAAGAGTATTGCTTAGCTAAACCGATTCTTCTATTTTAGCAAACAGTCTAATTATCATTGATAAGAGTAACGTTATGGCAAACAGAATTTGGGTCATGGGCGACGCGGTTGTCGATCTCATACCGGAAGATACGGAACGCTATCTGAAATGCCCTGGCGGTGCGCCCGCCAATGTAGCGGTCGGCATTGCCAGGCTCGGGGGAAACAGCGCCTTTGTTGGTCGCGTTGGCGATGATGTTTTTGGCCATTTTCTAAAAACGGTGCTGGAACGGGAAAGCGTTGATACTCGCTACATGGCACACGACAGGCTCCATCGGACCTCAACCGTGGTCGTTAGCCTTGATGAAACAGGGGAACGCACCTTCACGTTCATGGTACGCCCGAGCGCCGATCTGTTTTTACAACCGGAAGACCTGCCGGTGTTCAACCGGGGAGAGTGGCTGCACCTCTGTTCCATCGCACTTTCGCAGGAGCCCTCGCGCAGTACCGCATTTGCGGCGATGCGGCAGGTGAAAGCCGCACAGGGATGGATCAGCTTCGACCCGAATATCCGTGACGACCTCTGGCAAAGCGAGCAGGAACTGCGCGACTGTCTGACACAGGCACTGATGCTGGCCGACGTGGTGAAGCTATCGCGTGAAGAACTGGCCTTTCTCTGTTCGACACCGGATGTTGAAGCGGGGATTCAGCAGTTTATGCAGCGCTACCCTACCCAGCTCTTGCTGGTGACGCTGGGCGGCGAAGGTGTCTGGCTGCACGATCGCCATCGGCTACAACACTTTGCCGCGCCATCGGTAACGCCCGTCGATACCACCGGCGCGGGGGATGCCTTCGTCGCCGGTTTGCTGCACGGCCTGGCGCAGTATGACGACCTTTCACAGCCGCTTAGCTGGGACCCAATTATCGAGCAGGCGCAGCAGTGCGGCGCACTGGCTACCACGGCAAAAGGCGCGATGACCGCACTCCCTTACGCTCAGCAGTTGCACGCATGCCCTTAGCCAAGCCCTAATCCCCTCTTTTGATACGGTTACCGCCCGGTTTTGTAGTCAGGATCACAGTTACAGAATCGGGCGAGTGAAATTTCTTGCTAACCCTTCTTTTGGCTTTTATTTTCCTCATGAAAAACCGGTTTAGCAATTTAGCTAAACACGAAAAATCCAAAAACAATAAATCTCCTTCACGACGAGAACGAAAAAATGAAACCAAGCCACCTTGCTGTGACGATAGGATTATTACTTTCCTCCCCGTTTTATGTTTCCGCTGCCAACACCGACAGTATTGAAGCCCGCCTGAACGCCATGGAACAGCGTCTGCTACAGGCTGAAGCCCGCGCTCAGGCCGCCGAAGCCAGAGCTAATGCCGCTGAAAAGCAAACCCAGCAGTTAGCGACCCGCACGACCCAAACCGAACAAAAAACCCAACAGGTGGAACAGCGTACAACGGCGCTGGCCAAGCAGAAGTCGTTCGCTGATGGATTTGAATTCCACGGCTACGCACGTTCTGGCCTGTCGATCAATGATTCTGCCACCAGTTCCAAAACCGATATTGGACCGGGCATGTCCCCTGCGGGTCAAACTGGCGGACATATTGGCCGTTTAGGCAATGAAGACGACACCTACGTCGAGATCAAACTGGAGCACAAACAGAAGCTGGATAACGGCGCAACCACTCGCTTCAAGGTGATGATGGCGGACGGCCAGCGCAGCTATAACGATTGGACGGCGGCCACCAGCGACCTCAACATTCGTGAAGCTTTCGTCGAACTGGGTTCACTGCCAACCTTCACCGGTGCCTTTAAGGACACCACGCTGTGGGCGGGTAAACGCTTCGACCGCGATAACTTCGATATTCACTGGCTGGACAGCGACGTGGTCTTCCTCGCAGGCACCGGCGGCGGGATTTATGACGTGAAATGGGCGGATAGCGCCAAGAGTAACTTCTCGCTGTATGGCCGCAGCCTCGGCGAAATTACCTCGCTGGATAACGACATCAAAAACTACGTCTTTACCGCTAACAACTACGTCGGGCCATTCCAGTTCATGCTGAGCGGATTAACCGCGAAGAACAACGACGTAAAAGAAAACACGGGTACCAGCCGCGATAACACC
The nucleotide sequence above comes from Pectobacterium brasiliense. Encoded proteins:
- a CDS encoding pyridoxal phosphate-dependent decarboxylase family protein; this translates as MSELTLLADADERGRRYLAETAQRRVFPDAAALAALARFDEALPQQGFSPESTLTLLDEVGSPATTASNGPNYFGFVIGASLPVAAASERLMIAWDQCASTFDNSPVSATLERLASRWVLDALNLPKDSAVGFGTSATACTLSCLAAARRALLAKQGWDFDNDGLNGAPEIKVVISELTHITVKKALRVLGFGLRHLRIAPVNAFGQIDVAQLPPLDDRTILCLQAGEVNTGEFDNFAQIIPVAKAAGTWVHVDGAFGLWARASSHAALTDGIELADSWTTDAHKWLNTPYDCAMAICRDADVLAEAMNADAVYSSAARDAQKNLTLEFSRRPRGIPVWAALRTLGRDGVAEMVERHCRQATFIADGLRHAGFEILNRVVLNQVLLRGETDSQTIAIRDALQASGKAWFGGTVWQGRPALRISVSSWRTQDDNVQALITLLTDIKAQTQR
- a CDS encoding helix-turn-helix domain-containing protein, whose translation is MMYADAIKAANNLTSIVPFLGGSTSRKDYDDALKLTEYLIESEPDSPLIDMLTAKIDKYENDAPEFVAFNERIKALPAGIALLRVLMDQHQLTQSDFEAEIGKKSLVSRILNGERTLTLDHMRALAKRFDIPVSAFVD
- a CDS encoding type II toxin-antitoxin system HigB family toxin, whose amino-acid sequence is MHVISRAPFDTATTQFPNQAAALADLYRVIKREMYATPDDMKKRFPSLDRMKYREKWWVIDIGGGHLRVMFFADFERGKIFIKHIISHVEYDRLTEYYRRNKE
- a CDS encoding bactofilin family protein → MFSFDKNKKDAKEPQERSEINSSPAISPSNELINSVNPVRVKKDTFISQGARMTGSLAVDGNITVEGRVEGDVQCDNTIKVEHTGQVNGEMKSQQIVINGRVEGRIAASVVAILAQGKVFGDIFTDELSIEKGGVFTGQSHPLTSPTQSQEKLTYVEKKKEKTSKAPAEQENVVALASNAPTA
- a CDS encoding aminoimidazole riboside kinase → MANRIWVMGDAVVDLIPEDTERYLKCPGGAPANVAVGIARLGGNSAFVGRVGDDVFGHFLKTVLERESVDTRYMAHDRLHRTSTVVVSLDETGERTFTFMVRPSADLFLQPEDLPVFNRGEWLHLCSIALSQEPSRSTAFAAMRQVKAAQGWISFDPNIRDDLWQSEQELRDCLTQALMLADVVKLSREELAFLCSTPDVEAGIQQFMQRYPTQLLLVTLGGEGVWLHDRHRLQHFAAPSVTPVDTTGAGDAFVAGLLHGLAQYDDLSQPLSWDPIIEQAQQCGALATTAKGAMTALPYAQQLHACP
- a CDS encoding carbohydrate porin; protein product: MKPSHLAVTIGLLLSSPFYVSAANTDSIEARLNAMEQRLLQAEARAQAAEARANAAEKQTQQLATRTTQTEQKTQQVEQRTTALAKQKSFADGFEFHGYARSGLSINDSATSSKTDIGPGMSPAGQTGGHIGRLGNEDDTYVEIKLEHKQKLDNGATTRFKVMMADGQRSYNDWTAATSDLNIREAFVELGSLPTFTGAFKDTTLWAGKRFDRDNFDIHWLDSDVVFLAGTGGGIYDVKWADSAKSNFSLYGRSLGEITSLDNDIKNYVFTANNYVGPFQFMLSGLTAKNNDVKENTGTSRDNTVVTNTNAGDKGYHAMVAYHGDSFYGLRDGTSKTAILYGHGLGGEVKNIGADGNLTNDANTWRFATYGTTALNKTWSFAPSILAQTSKDRYVSGDSYEWVTFNARLIQEITENFALAYEGSYQYMDLDPRGYRSLNQVSGGFYKLTFAPTFKVGDIGNFFSRPELRVFASYMDWDKRLDNYSSEDTFGSTGFKAGGEWNFGIQMETWF